A DNA window from Enterobacter asburiae contains the following coding sequences:
- a CDS encoding glycoside-pentoside-hexuronide (GPH):cation symporter, protein MDNNTLSVKEKIGYGMGDAGCNIIFGAIMLFVNYFYTDIFGLAPALVGVLLLSVRVIDAVTDPIMGAIADRTRSKYGRFRPWLLWIAFPYALFSILMFTTPEWSYNSKVIYAFVTYFLLSLTYTAINIPYCSLGGVITNDPKERVACQSYRFVLVGIATLLLSLTLLPMADWFGGDNKAKGYQMAMTVLALIGTCMFLFCFATVRERVRPAVQTNDELKNDLKDVWKNDQWVRILLLTLCNVCPGFIRMAATMYYVTWVMGQSTHFATLFISLGVVGMMLGSVLAKVLTDRWCKLKVFFWTNIVLAIFSTAFYFFDPKATATIVVLYFLLNILHQIPSPLHWSLMADVDDYGEWKTGKRITGISFSGNIFFLKLGLAIAGAMVGFLLSWYGYDAGAKAQSADAINGIVLLFTVIPGIGYLITAGVVRLLKVDRETMKQIQSDLEKRRNNYQELNDYQELKAAETK, encoded by the coding sequence ATGGATAACAACACACTGTCAGTAAAAGAAAAGATCGGCTATGGGATGGGCGACGCGGGATGCAACATCATCTTCGGTGCCATCATGCTGTTTGTTAACTATTTTTATACGGATATTTTTGGCCTCGCCCCTGCGCTGGTTGGCGTGCTGCTGCTTTCCGTGCGAGTGATTGACGCCGTAACGGACCCGATCATGGGCGCGATTGCTGACCGTACCCGCAGCAAATATGGTCGGTTTCGTCCATGGCTGCTGTGGATCGCTTTCCCCTACGCGCTGTTCAGCATTCTGATGTTCACCACACCGGAGTGGAGCTATAACAGCAAAGTTATCTATGCGTTTGTCACCTACTTCCTGCTCTCTTTGACCTATACGGCCATCAACATTCCCTACTGCTCGCTGGGCGGGGTGATCACCAACGATCCAAAAGAACGCGTGGCCTGCCAGTCGTATCGCTTCGTGCTGGTCGGCATCGCCACGCTGCTGCTCTCATTAACGCTGCTGCCGATGGCCGACTGGTTTGGCGGGGATAACAAAGCCAAAGGTTACCAGATGGCGATGACCGTCCTGGCGCTGATTGGAACCTGCATGTTCCTGTTCTGCTTCGCCACCGTGCGCGAGCGCGTGCGCCCGGCGGTACAGACCAACGACGAGCTGAAAAACGATCTGAAAGACGTGTGGAAGAACGACCAGTGGGTACGTATTCTGCTCCTGACCCTGTGCAACGTCTGCCCGGGCTTTATCCGCATGGCAGCCACCATGTATTACGTCACCTGGGTGATGGGCCAGAGCACCCATTTCGCCACGCTGTTTATCAGCCTGGGCGTGGTCGGCATGATGCTCGGCAGCGTGCTGGCAAAAGTGCTGACCGACCGCTGGTGCAAGCTCAAGGTCTTCTTCTGGACCAATATCGTTCTGGCGATTTTCTCAACCGCCTTTTATTTCTTCGACCCGAAAGCCACCGCCACCATCGTGGTGCTCTACTTCCTGCTGAACATCCTGCACCAGATCCCGTCTCCGCTGCACTGGTCGCTGATGGCCGACGTGGACGACTACGGCGAGTGGAAGACCGGTAAGCGCATCACCGGGATCAGCTTCTCCGGCAACATCTTCTTCCTGAAGCTGGGGCTAGCGATTGCCGGGGCGATGGTCGGCTTCCTGCTCTCCTGGTACGGTTATGATGCGGGAGCAAAAGCGCAGAGCGCGGACGCCATTAACGGGATCGTGCTGCTCTTTACCGTCATTCCCGGCATTGGATACTTAATTACCGCGGGTGTAGTACGACTGCTGAAGGTGGATCGTGAAACCATGAAGCAGATCCAGTCCGATCTGGAAAAACGCCGCAACAACTATCAAGAGCTGAACGATTATCAGGAACTGAAAGCTGCTGAGACTAAATAA
- the pdhR gene encoding pyruvate dehydrogenase complex transcriptional repressor PdhR: MAYSKIRQPKLSDVIEQQLEFLILEGTLRPGEKLPPERELAKQFDVSRPSLREAIQRLEAKGLLLRRQGGGTFVQNSLWQSFSDPLVELLSDHPESQFDLLETRHALEGIAAYYAALRSTDEDRVRIRELHQAIERAQQSGDLDAESSAVVQYQIAVTEAAHNVVLLHLLRCMEPMLAQNVRQNFELLYARRDMLPLVSNHRTRVFEAIMAGEPEQAREASHRHLAFIEEILLDRSREQSRRERSLRRIQQRKD; this comes from the coding sequence ATGGCCTACAGCAAAATTCGCCAACCAAAACTATCTGATGTGATTGAGCAGCAGCTGGAGTTTTTAATCCTCGAAGGGACTCTGCGCCCGGGTGAGAAACTTCCGCCAGAACGCGAGCTGGCAAAACAGTTCGACGTTTCACGTCCCTCTCTGCGTGAGGCGATTCAACGTCTCGAAGCAAAGGGCTTGCTGCTTCGTCGCCAGGGCGGCGGAACCTTTGTGCAAAACAGCCTGTGGCAGAGCTTCAGCGATCCGCTGGTAGAACTTCTCTCTGACCACCCAGAATCCCAGTTTGACCTGCTTGAGACCCGTCACGCGCTTGAAGGTATTGCGGCCTATTACGCCGCCCTTCGCAGCACTGATGAAGATCGCGTGCGTATCCGCGAACTGCATCAGGCCATTGAACGGGCACAGCAGTCCGGCGATCTAGACGCCGAGTCCAGCGCCGTCGTCCAGTATCAAATCGCCGTCACCGAAGCGGCCCACAACGTGGTGCTCCTCCATCTGCTACGCTGCATGGAGCCGATGCTGGCCCAGAACGTTCGTCAGAATTTTGAATTGTTGTATGCCCGTCGGGACATGCTCCCACTGGTAAGCAACCATCGCACCCGAGTATTCGAGGCGATAATGGCCGGGGAACCGGAGCAGGCGCGCGAAGCGTCGCACCGACATCTGGCTTTCATTGAGGAAATCTTGCTGGACCGCAGCCGTGAACAATCGCGTCGCGAACGTTCATTACGCCGCATACAGCAACGAAAGGATTAA
- a CDS encoding family 43 glycosylhydrolase, translated as MQTWPNPFIEQRADPYILHHEGQYYFIASVPEYDRLAIRRAASLEGLRHAEEVVVWCKPETGPMSQLIWAPELHHIDGKWYIYFAAAHTQALDALGMFQHRMFAIECADSDPLTGTWVEKGQIKTPFDTFALDATTFLHQGKRWYLWAQKAPDITGNSNLYLCEMADPCTLKGEPVMLSKPEYDWERRGFWVNEGPAVLVHGDKLFISYSASATDENYCMGLLWIDLNADPQNPLNWQKSPHPVFVTSYENRQYGPGHNSFTQTPEGDDVLVYHARNYTEIEGDSLYDPNRHTRLKLVRWNESGMPDFGIPPADTL; from the coding sequence ATGCAAACCTGGCCAAACCCGTTTATCGAACAACGCGCCGATCCGTACATTTTACATCACGAGGGGCAGTACTATTTTATCGCCTCCGTGCCGGAGTACGACAGGCTGGCGATCCGCCGCGCAGCGTCGCTGGAAGGCTTACGTCATGCCGAAGAAGTGGTGGTCTGGTGTAAACCCGAGACCGGACCAATGAGCCAGCTGATTTGGGCGCCGGAACTGCACCACATTGACGGGAAGTGGTACATCTATTTTGCTGCGGCGCACACCCAGGCGCTCGACGCGCTCGGGATGTTCCAGCACCGCATGTTTGCCATTGAATGTGCCGACAGCGATCCGCTTACCGGCACGTGGGTGGAAAAAGGGCAGATCAAAACGCCTTTCGATACCTTCGCCCTGGACGCCACCACCTTTTTGCATCAGGGGAAACGCTGGTATCTGTGGGCGCAAAAAGCGCCGGATATCACCGGAAACTCCAACCTTTATCTGTGTGAAATGGCGGACCCGTGTACGCTGAAAGGCGAGCCGGTGATGCTCAGCAAGCCGGAATACGACTGGGAGCGTCGCGGGTTTTGGGTCAACGAAGGCCCGGCGGTACTGGTTCACGGCGATAAGCTGTTTATCAGCTATTCCGCCAGCGCTACCGACGAGAACTACTGCATGGGGCTGCTGTGGATAGACCTGAACGCGGATCCGCAAAACCCATTGAACTGGCAAAAATCTCCGCATCCCGTATTCGTGACCAGCTACGAAAATCGCCAGTACGGCCCGGGCCATAACAGCTTTACGCAAACGCCGGAAGGGGACGATGTGCTGGTGTATCACGCGCGGAATTACACCGAAATTGAGGGCGACTCGCTGTACGATCCGAATCGCCATACCCGACTGAAGCTTGTCCGCTGGAATGAAAGCGGGATGCCTGATTTCGGCATCCCGCCCGCGGATACGCTTTAG
- the ampD gene encoding 1,6-anhydro-N-acetylmuramyl-L-alanine amidase AmpD, with product MLLENGWLVDARHVPSPHHDCRPEDEKPTLLVVHNISLPPGEFGGPWIDALFTGTIDPDAHPFFAEIAHLRVSAHCLIRRDGEVVQYVPFDKRAWHAGVSMYHGRERCNDFSIGIELEGTDTTPYTDSQYQQLAAVTRTLIGLYPAIAENITGHSDIAPERKTDPGPAFDWSRFRAMLTASSE from the coding sequence ATGTTGTTAGAAAACGGATGGCTGGTGGATGCGCGGCACGTGCCCTCGCCGCACCACGATTGCCGCCCGGAGGATGAAAAGCCCACACTGCTGGTGGTTCATAATATTAGTCTCCCGCCGGGTGAATTTGGCGGCCCGTGGATCGATGCGTTATTCACAGGAACGATTGATCCCGATGCTCATCCCTTCTTTGCTGAAATTGCACATCTGCGCGTATCGGCTCACTGCCTGATTCGTCGCGATGGTGAAGTGGTTCAGTATGTTCCCTTTGATAAGCGCGCCTGGCATGCCGGCGTGTCGATGTATCACGGGCGCGAACGGTGCAACGATTTTTCTATCGGAATCGAACTGGAAGGCACGGATACGACGCCCTACACCGATTCACAGTATCAACAGCTAGCGGCAGTGACCCGCACGCTTATCGGACTCTACCCGGCTATCGCCGAAAATATCACGGGACACAGTGATATAGCCCCGGAGAGAAAAACCGATCCCGGCCCGGCCTTTGACTGGTCCCGGTTTCGCGCCATGCTCACCGCGTCGTCAGAATAA
- the ampE gene encoding beta-lactamase regulator AmpE: MTLFTMLLVIIAERLFKLGEHWHLDHRLEVLFRRIKHFSMLRTLLMMAGVMAITFLLLRSLYGLFFNVPLLVVWILLGVLCIGAGKVRLHYHAYLKAASRDDAHARGAMASELTMIHGVPPDCDEREFLRELQNALLWINFRYYLAPLFWFVVGGPLGPVLLMGYAFLRAWQTWLARYLTPHERLQSGIDAILHVIDWLPVRLVGVVYALIGHGEKALPAWFASLADRHTSQYQVLTRLAQFSLAREPHTDKIETPKAAVSMAKKTSFVVVVIVALLTIYGTLV; encoded by the coding sequence ATGACGTTGTTTACCATGCTGCTGGTTATCATCGCTGAACGCCTGTTTAAGCTCGGCGAGCACTGGCATCTGGATCACCGGCTGGAGGTATTATTCCGCCGTATCAAACATTTTTCCATGCTGCGCACGCTGCTGATGATGGCAGGGGTGATGGCCATTACGTTCCTGCTCCTGCGTTCGCTGTACGGACTCTTTTTCAACGTGCCGCTGCTGGTGGTATGGATCCTGCTTGGGGTGCTGTGCATTGGCGCAGGCAAGGTGCGTTTACACTATCACGCATACCTGAAAGCCGCCTCCCGTGACGATGCCCATGCGCGCGGTGCCATGGCGAGCGAGCTGACGATGATCCACGGCGTGCCGCCGGACTGTGACGAGCGCGAATTCCTGCGCGAGCTGCAAAACGCGCTGCTGTGGATTAACTTCCGTTACTATCTTGCGCCGCTGTTCTGGTTTGTAGTGGGGGGCCCGCTGGGGCCGGTACTGCTGATGGGATATGCGTTCCTGCGCGCCTGGCAGACCTGGCTTGCCCGTTATCTGACGCCGCATGAACGCCTGCAGTCCGGTATTGATGCCATCCTGCACGTGATCGACTGGCTCCCGGTGCGTCTGGTAGGCGTGGTGTACGCGTTAATTGGTCACGGTGAAAAAGCGCTGCCCGCATGGTTCGCTTCTCTTGCCGATCGCCATACGTCGCAGTACCAGGTGCTAACGCGTCTGGCGCAGTTCTCGCTGGCGCGTGAGCCGCATACCGACAAGATTGAAACGCCGAAAGCCGCTGTTTCCATGGCGAAGAAAACGTCGTTTGTGGTGGTGGTTATCGTGGCGCTGCTGACTATCTACGGCACGCTGGTGTAG
- the aroP gene encoding aromatic amino acid transporter AroP, whose protein sequence is MEAQQHGDQLKRGLKNRHIQLIALGGAIGTGLFLGSASVIQSAGPGIILGYAIAGFIAFLIMRQLGEMVVEEPVAGSFSHFAYKYWGSFAGFASGWNYWVLYVLVAMAELTAVGKYIQFWYPEIPTWASAAAFFVIINAINLTNVKVFGEMEFWFAIIKVIAVVAMIIFGGWLLFSGNGGPQATVRNLWEQGGFLPHGMTGLVMMMAIIMFSFGGLELVGITAAEADNPEQSIPKATNQVIYRILIFYVGSLAVLLSLLPWTRVTADTSPFVLIFHELGDTFVANALNVVVLTAALSVYNSCVYCNSRMLFGLAQQGNAPKALLNVDKRGVPVNTILVSAVVTALCVLINYMAPESAFGLLMALVVSALVINWAMISLAHMKFRRAKQQQGVTTRFPALLYPLGNWVCLVFMAAVLVIMLITPGMAISVYLIPVWIAILGVGYLFSQKSRNAMKAH, encoded by the coding sequence ATGGAAGCTCAACAGCACGGCGATCAGCTAAAGCGCGGGCTTAAAAACCGCCATATACAGCTCATCGCACTGGGCGGTGCGATTGGTACCGGCCTGTTTCTGGGCAGCGCATCCGTTATCCAGTCAGCCGGTCCCGGCATTATTTTGGGTTACGCGATTGCCGGCTTTATTGCCTTTCTGATTATGCGCCAGCTGGGTGAAATGGTCGTTGAAGAGCCGGTCGCAGGCTCCTTCAGCCACTTTGCCTATAAATATTGGGGCAGCTTTGCCGGTTTCGCCTCGGGCTGGAACTACTGGGTGCTGTACGTTCTGGTTGCCATGGCCGAGCTTACCGCCGTCGGGAAATACATTCAGTTCTGGTATCCCGAGATCCCAACCTGGGCCTCCGCAGCGGCTTTCTTCGTCATTATTAACGCCATTAACCTGACCAACGTAAAAGTGTTCGGTGAGATGGAGTTCTGGTTCGCTATCATCAAGGTCATTGCCGTTGTGGCGATGATCATCTTCGGCGGCTGGCTGCTGTTCAGCGGCAACGGCGGCCCGCAGGCAACCGTGCGCAACCTCTGGGAACAGGGCGGCTTCCTGCCTCACGGCATGACGGGCCTGGTGATGATGATGGCCATCATCATGTTCTCCTTCGGCGGACTCGAGCTGGTGGGCATCACCGCCGCTGAAGCCGACAACCCGGAGCAGAGCATTCCAAAAGCCACTAACCAGGTTATCTACCGCATTCTGATCTTCTATGTGGGCTCGCTGGCCGTGCTGCTCTCCCTGCTGCCGTGGACGCGCGTGACCGCCGACACCAGCCCGTTTGTGCTGATCTTCCACGAGCTGGGCGATACCTTTGTAGCAAACGCACTCAACGTGGTTGTTCTGACAGCAGCGCTCTCCGTTTACAACAGCTGCGTATACTGCAACAGCCGCATGCTGTTCGGCCTGGCCCAGCAGGGCAACGCGCCTAAAGCGCTGCTCAACGTCGATAAACGCGGCGTGCCGGTAAACACAATTCTGGTTTCGGCGGTTGTGACCGCGCTGTGCGTGCTCATTAACTATATGGCACCGGAATCGGCGTTTGGCCTGCTGATGGCACTGGTGGTCTCTGCCCTGGTCATCAACTGGGCGATGATCAGCCTGGCGCACATGAAGTTTCGCCGCGCCAAGCAGCAGCAGGGCGTCACCACCCGCTTCCCTGCCCTGCTCTATCCGCTGGGCAACTGGGTGTGCCTGGTGTTCATGGCGGCCGTGCTGGTGATCATGCTGATCACCCCGGGTATGGCGATTTCCGTCTACCTGATCCCGGTCTGGATTGCGATCCTTGGCGTAGGCTATCTCTTCAGCCAGAAAAGTCGTAATGCCATGAAAGCACACTAA